One Drosophila subobscura isolate 14011-0131.10 chromosome U, UCBerk_Dsub_1.0, whole genome shotgun sequence DNA window includes the following coding sequences:
- the LOC117902421 gene encoding DNA N6-methyl adenine demethylase isoform X1, whose amino-acid sequence MATSTLQSPAASPSPSSTPASVKNPQLKRVVYSKYRELLGSYNDKANAIIDTLPAYMVRQDRGFQLSELPLTTPDGKSCLESSYGQRGGGGGNSGGYEAPACVQNAMMTKDKKPFTYTPGGIDLSQIRSERMAKRLARNAQSEGATGAAQQNRPTQPQSPGGAPSAANSMGAAAMGMPFQVLPPPPPPQPQTQGKNGNQFGAAAAAAPPPPPPQQPSTLAPPAGRLSAPGSPATARKSPTPQRFEPPPLGFRPEIKIPANPMAALRKVPPPVEKNTFWKDEYVKDRSKSPLPETSGGGSSNQNGDFNGSSNYSNNYSNSDAVDGPKSFENSNSNNSNNNNNSYSPYTPTQPQQPKTPPMQQQQQYPTPPATPQQQQQEQQSPRQEFRSVAMPTSPTVSVYTRQAESPRSPFERQTESPRSPFEQQRPPAANSPLAQAPQQQLQQQQQQQQQQQQQQQAAQSVPWRTQRAQPAPQQQQQQQQQGAPQHPQPIYNNVQQQQQQQQLQQQQQLQQQQLQQQQLQQQQRSRDVFSPGRIETSAATNFNAQPQQQQNVGQQQAQYPGATKPTNVGSLYIAPLAQPTEPQAQRILLQQQQQQPSRDSPMRQLPTQQQQQQPQGNQPLRWLSSQPASKEQAPWARPEENGNVLPSTLRQTTPAPQQQQQQQQQQQQVPQQQQHQQVPQQQQQTSFYQPQLVQGNGYGPTSGATISQQNFGSHPQGGGLRLQINLNTNGGSNNNNATQSGPRERIIPITLEQTPTYAAAQPNFGAPGGHIIRSANQFVDQGYNNYPAQSSQTQWREPSSQRVLSPNQQPATGNGINSNGNANGARIIPISIEGGRGGPVSQSPVLLQNGNYNVYVHQCPLEAEILYRKNRLSDPRSPPIQSKSFRILQKITDTVDDGSGGDLPRQESPQQPMSLDGAVVPQLQRPQFARQMSAQLARNSPTIEQMRRLQLAQDQQQQSGTPLAWSPQGNGVSAQNRFTPQRYDTPQQQTQQYVPPSEQQVPEPKKYTGSAIPSRSFKILQAMTTPENAGPGQSDL is encoded by the exons CTATGGACAACGCGGTGGAGGAGGGGGCAACTCGGGTGGCTACGAGGCCCCGGCCTGCGTACAGAATGCGATGATGACAAAAGACAAGAAGCCGTTCACCTACACCCCGGGCGGTATAGATCTCTCCCAGATCCGATCGGAGCGCATGGCCAAGCGCTTGGCACGCAACGCCCAGTCGGAGGGCGCCACCGGAGCCGCCCAACAGAACAGACCCACCCAGCCACAGTCGCCAGGCGGCGCTCCAAGTGCTGCCAACTCGatgggtgctgctgccatgggAATGCCCTTCCaggtgctgccgccgccgccgccaccacagccacagacacagggTAAGAACGGGAATCAGTTTggggccgctgctgctgctgcacccccaccaccacccccccaACAACCCAGCACACTAGCGCCACCCGCTGGCCGACTCAGTGCACCCGGGTCACCGGCCACGGCCCGCAAGTCGCCGACCCCGCAGCGCTTCGAGCCGCCACCACTGGGCTTTCGGCCGGAAATCAAGATTCCGGCTAACCCAATGGCCGCTCTGCGCAAGGTCCCACCACCGGTGGAGAAGAACACATTCTGGAAAGATGAGTATGTCAAAGATCGCTCCAAGAGTCCACTGCCAGAGACCAGcggcggaggcagcagcaaccaaaacgGAGACttcaacggcagcagcaattacAGCAACAATTACAGCAACTCAGATGCCGTCGATG GTCCAAAATCGTttgaaaacagcaacagcaacaacagcaacaacaacaacaacagctataGCCCCTACACACCCACTCAGCCACAGCAACCCAAGACCCCACccatgcaacaacagcagcagtatcCCACTCCACCTGCAactccgcagcagcagcagcaggagcaacagtcGCCACGTCAGGAGTTCCGGAGTGTGGCCATGCCCACATCGCCTACTGTCAGCGTCTACACACGACAGGCGGAGAGTCCTCGCTCTCCCTTTGAGCGTCAGACGGAGAGTCCACGCTCACCCTTCGAACAGCAACGTCCGCCAGCAGCCAACTCGCCTCTGGCTCAGGCaccacagcaacagttgcagcaacagcagcagcagcagcaacagcaacagcagcagcaacaggcagccCAATCTGTGCCCTGGCGTACACAGCGTGCTCAGCCtgcaccacagcagcagcaacagcaacagcaacagggagCCCCACAGCACCCACAGCCCATCTACAACAACgttcagcagcaacagcagcaacagcaactacagcagcagcaacaactacaacagcaacaactacaacagcaacaactacaacagcaacaaagatCTCGCGATGTGTTCAGCCCAGGACGGATTGAGACATCGGCAGCAACCAATTTCAatgcacagccgcagcagcagcagaacgtcggacagcagcaagcacaaTATCCAGGAGCAACTAAGCCG ACCAACGTTGGATCGCTGTACATTGCTCCTCTGGCCCAGCCCACAGAGCCCCAGGCACAGCGCATTCtgctccagcaacagcagcagcaaccgtcCCGCGACTCGCCCATGCGGCAGTTgccaacacaacaacagcagcagcagccgcagggcAACCAGCCACTGCGTTGGCTTAGCTCTCAGCCAGCAAGCAAGGAACAAGCGCCCTGGGCTCGTCCCGAGGAGAATGGCAATGTGCTGCCCTCCACCTTGAGGCAGACCACGCCggcaccacaacagcagcaacagcagcagcaacagcagcagcaggtgccacagcagcaacagcatcagcaggtgccacagcagcaacagcagacatCGTTCTACCAGCCACAACTGGTGCAGGGCAATGGCTATGGGCCCACTTCAGGTGCGACAATTAGTCAGCAGAACTTTGGCTCGCATCCTCAGGGCGGGGGACTGCGTTTGCAGATCAACTTGAACACAAatggtggcagcaacaacaataacgcCACTCAAAGCGGTCCCAGG GAGCGCATCATACCCATAACACTGGAGCAGACTCCAACCTATGCCGCTGCACAGCCCAACTTTGGTG CGCCTGGTGGGCACATAATACGCTCAGCTAATCAATTTGTCGATCAAGGTTACAACAATTATCCAGCTCAGTCCAGCCAGACGCAATGGCGAGAGCCCAGCTCCCAGCGCGTCCTGTCGCCCAACCAGCAGCCTGCCACGGGCAACGGGATCAACAGCAACGGGAATGCCAATGGTGCGCGGATCATCCCAATTTCGATTGAGGGCGGACGTGGGGGACCCGTCTCCCAGTCTCCAGTGTTGCTGCAAAA TGGCAATTACAATGTGTATGTGCACCAGTGTCCGCTCGAGGCGGAGATACTCTACAGAAAGAATCGTCTCAG CGATCCGCGCTCACCGCCCATCCAATCGAAATCGTTTAGAATATTGCAAAAGATCACCGACACGGTGGACGATGGCAGCGGTGGAGATTTGCCACGCCAAGAGTCCCCCCAGCAGCCAATGTCCCTGGACGGGGCCGTggtgccgcagctgcagcggcccCAATTCGCGCGACAGATGAGCGCCCAGCTGGCCCGGAATAGTCCGACCATTGAGCAGATGCGGCGCCTGCAACTGGCTCaggatcagcagcaacagtcgggTACGCCTTTAGCTTGGTCCCCGCAAG GTAACGGAGTCTCCGCACAGAATCGCTTTACGCCCCAACGTTATG ATACaccccaacaacaaacacagcaATATGTGCCGCCCAGTGAACAGCAAGTGCCGGAACCGAAGAAATATACCGGCAGCGCTATACCCAGTCGATCATTCAAGATTCTACAGGCAATGACAACACCCGAAAATGCCG
- the LOC117902421 gene encoding DNA N6-methyl adenine demethylase isoform X2 yields MATSTLQSPAASPSPSSTPASVKNPQLKRVVYSKYRELLGSYNDKANAIIDTLPAYMVRQDRGFQLSELPLTTPDGKSCLESSYGQRGGGGGNSGGYEAPACVQNAMMTKDKKPFTYTPGGIDLSQIRSERMAKRLARNAQSEGATGAAQQNRPTQPQSPGGAPSAANSMGAAAMGMPFQVLPPPPPPQPQTQGKNGNQFGAAAAAAPPPPPPQQPSTLAPPAGRLSAPGSPATARKSPTPQRFEPPPLGFRPEIKIPANPMAALRKVPPPVEKNTFWKDEYVKDRSKSPLPETSGGGSSNQNGDFNGSSNYSNNYSNSDAVDGPKSFENSNSNNSNNNNNSYSPYTPTQPQQPKTPPMQQQQQYPTPPATPQQQQQEQQSPRQEFRSVAMPTSPTVSVYTRQAESPRSPFERQTESPRSPFEQQRPPAANSPLAQAPQQQLQQQQQQQQQQQQQQQAAQSVPWRTQRAQPAPQQQQQQQQQGAPQHPQPIYNNVQQQQQQQQLQQQQQLQQQQLQQQQLQQQQRSRDVFSPGRIETSAATNFNAQPQQQQNVGQQQAQYPGATKPTNVGSLYIAPLAQPTEPQAQRILLQQQQQQPSRDSPMRQLPTQQQQQQPQGNQPLRWLSSQPASKEQAPWARPEENGNVLPSTLRQTTPAPQQQQQQQQQQQQVPQQQQHQQVPQQQQQTSFYQPQLVQGNGYGPTSGATISQQNFGSHPQGGGLRLQINLNTNGGSNNNNATQSGPRERIIPITLEQTPTYAAAQPNFGAPGGHIIRSANQFVDQGYNNYPAQSSQTQWREPSSQRVLSPNQQPATGNGINSNGNANGARIIPISIEGGRGGPVSQSPVLLQNDPRSPPIQSKSFRILQKITDTVDDGSGGDLPRQESPQQPMSLDGAVVPQLQRPQFARQMSAQLARNSPTIEQMRRLQLAQDQQQQSGTPLAWSPQGNGVSAQNRFTPQRYDTPQQQTQQYVPPSEQQVPEPKKYTGSAIPSRSFKILQAMTTPENAGPGQSDL; encoded by the exons CTATGGACAACGCGGTGGAGGAGGGGGCAACTCGGGTGGCTACGAGGCCCCGGCCTGCGTACAGAATGCGATGATGACAAAAGACAAGAAGCCGTTCACCTACACCCCGGGCGGTATAGATCTCTCCCAGATCCGATCGGAGCGCATGGCCAAGCGCTTGGCACGCAACGCCCAGTCGGAGGGCGCCACCGGAGCCGCCCAACAGAACAGACCCACCCAGCCACAGTCGCCAGGCGGCGCTCCAAGTGCTGCCAACTCGatgggtgctgctgccatgggAATGCCCTTCCaggtgctgccgccgccgccgccaccacagccacagacacagggTAAGAACGGGAATCAGTTTggggccgctgctgctgctgcacccccaccaccacccccccaACAACCCAGCACACTAGCGCCACCCGCTGGCCGACTCAGTGCACCCGGGTCACCGGCCACGGCCCGCAAGTCGCCGACCCCGCAGCGCTTCGAGCCGCCACCACTGGGCTTTCGGCCGGAAATCAAGATTCCGGCTAACCCAATGGCCGCTCTGCGCAAGGTCCCACCACCGGTGGAGAAGAACACATTCTGGAAAGATGAGTATGTCAAAGATCGCTCCAAGAGTCCACTGCCAGAGACCAGcggcggaggcagcagcaaccaaaacgGAGACttcaacggcagcagcaattacAGCAACAATTACAGCAACTCAGATGCCGTCGATG GTCCAAAATCGTttgaaaacagcaacagcaacaacagcaacaacaacaacaacagctataGCCCCTACACACCCACTCAGCCACAGCAACCCAAGACCCCACccatgcaacaacagcagcagtatcCCACTCCACCTGCAactccgcagcagcagcagcaggagcaacagtcGCCACGTCAGGAGTTCCGGAGTGTGGCCATGCCCACATCGCCTACTGTCAGCGTCTACACACGACAGGCGGAGAGTCCTCGCTCTCCCTTTGAGCGTCAGACGGAGAGTCCACGCTCACCCTTCGAACAGCAACGTCCGCCAGCAGCCAACTCGCCTCTGGCTCAGGCaccacagcaacagttgcagcaacagcagcagcagcagcaacagcaacagcagcagcaacaggcagccCAATCTGTGCCCTGGCGTACACAGCGTGCTCAGCCtgcaccacagcagcagcaacagcaacagcaacagggagCCCCACAGCACCCACAGCCCATCTACAACAACgttcagcagcaacagcagcaacagcaactacagcagcagcaacaactacaacagcaacaactacaacagcaacaactacaacagcaacaaagatCTCGCGATGTGTTCAGCCCAGGACGGATTGAGACATCGGCAGCAACCAATTTCAatgcacagccgcagcagcagcagaacgtcggacagcagcaagcacaaTATCCAGGAGCAACTAAGCCG ACCAACGTTGGATCGCTGTACATTGCTCCTCTGGCCCAGCCCACAGAGCCCCAGGCACAGCGCATTCtgctccagcaacagcagcagcaaccgtcCCGCGACTCGCCCATGCGGCAGTTgccaacacaacaacagcagcagcagccgcagggcAACCAGCCACTGCGTTGGCTTAGCTCTCAGCCAGCAAGCAAGGAACAAGCGCCCTGGGCTCGTCCCGAGGAGAATGGCAATGTGCTGCCCTCCACCTTGAGGCAGACCACGCCggcaccacaacagcagcaacagcagcagcaacagcagcagcaggtgccacagcagcaacagcatcagcaggtgccacagcagcaacagcagacatCGTTCTACCAGCCACAACTGGTGCAGGGCAATGGCTATGGGCCCACTTCAGGTGCGACAATTAGTCAGCAGAACTTTGGCTCGCATCCTCAGGGCGGGGGACTGCGTTTGCAGATCAACTTGAACACAAatggtggcagcaacaacaataacgcCACTCAAAGCGGTCCCAGG GAGCGCATCATACCCATAACACTGGAGCAGACTCCAACCTATGCCGCTGCACAGCCCAACTTTGGTG CGCCTGGTGGGCACATAATACGCTCAGCTAATCAATTTGTCGATCAAGGTTACAACAATTATCCAGCTCAGTCCAGCCAGACGCAATGGCGAGAGCCCAGCTCCCAGCGCGTCCTGTCGCCCAACCAGCAGCCTGCCACGGGCAACGGGATCAACAGCAACGGGAATGCCAATGGTGCGCGGATCATCCCAATTTCGATTGAGGGCGGACGTGGGGGACCCGTCTCCCAGTCTCCAGTGTTGCTGCAAAA CGATCCGCGCTCACCGCCCATCCAATCGAAATCGTTTAGAATATTGCAAAAGATCACCGACACGGTGGACGATGGCAGCGGTGGAGATTTGCCACGCCAAGAGTCCCCCCAGCAGCCAATGTCCCTGGACGGGGCCGTggtgccgcagctgcagcggcccCAATTCGCGCGACAGATGAGCGCCCAGCTGGCCCGGAATAGTCCGACCATTGAGCAGATGCGGCGCCTGCAACTGGCTCaggatcagcagcaacagtcgggTACGCCTTTAGCTTGGTCCCCGCAAG GTAACGGAGTCTCCGCACAGAATCGCTTTACGCCCCAACGTTATG ATACaccccaacaacaaacacagcaATATGTGCCGCCCAGTGAACAGCAAGTGCCGGAACCGAAGAAATATACCGGCAGCGCTATACCCAGTCGATCATTCAAGATTCTACAGGCAATGACAACACCCGAAAATGCCG
- the LOC117902421 gene encoding mediator of RNA polymerase II transcription subunit 15 isoform X3 encodes MATSTLQSPAASPSPSSTPASVKNPQLKRVVYSKYRELLGSYNDKANAIIDTLPAYMVRQDRGFQLSELPLTTPDGKSCLESSYGQRGGGGGNSGGYEAPACVQNAMMTKDKKPFTYTPGGIDLSQIRSERMAKRLARNAQSEGATGAAQQNRPTQPQSPGGAPSAANSMGAAAMGMPFQVLPPPPPPQPQTQGKNGNQFGAAAAAAPPPPPPQQPSTLAPPAGRLSAPGSPATARKSPTPQRFEPPPLGFRPEIKIPANPMAALRKVPPPVEKNTFWKDEYVKDRSKSPLPETSGGGSSNQNGDFNGSSNYSNNYSNSDAVDGPKSFENSNSNNSNNNNNSYSPYTPTQPQQPKTPPMQQQQQYPTPPATPQQQQQEQQSPRQEFRSVAMPTSPTVSVYTRQAESPRSPFERQTESPRSPFEQQRPPAANSPLAQAPQQQLQQQQQQQQQQQQQQQAAQSVPWRTQRAQPAPQQQQQQQQQGAPQHPQPIYNNVQQQQQQQQLQQQQQLQQQQLQQQQLQQQQRSRDVFSPGRIETSAATNFNAQPQQQQNVGQQQAQYPGATKPTNVGSLYIAPLAQPTEPQAQRILLQQQQQQPSRDSPMRQLPTQQQQQQPQGNQPLRWLSSQPASKEQAPWARPEENGNVLPSTLRQTTPAPQQQQQQQQQQQQVPQQQQHQQVPQQQQQTSFYQPQLVQGNGYGPTSGATISQQNFGSHPQGGGLRLQINLNTNGGSNNNNATQSGPRERIIPITLEQTPTYAAAQPNFGGYNNYPAQSSQTQWREPSSQRVLSPNQQPATGNGINSNGNANGARIIPISIEGGRGGPVSQSPVLLQNDPRSPPIQSKSFRILQKITDTVDDGSGGDLPRQESPQQPMSLDGAVVPQLQRPQFARQMSAQLARNSPTIEQMRRLQLAQDQQQQSGTPLAWSPQGNGVSAQNRFTPQRYDTPQQQTQQYVPPSEQQVPEPKKYTGSAIPSRSFKILQAMTTPENAGPGQSDL; translated from the exons CTATGGACAACGCGGTGGAGGAGGGGGCAACTCGGGTGGCTACGAGGCCCCGGCCTGCGTACAGAATGCGATGATGACAAAAGACAAGAAGCCGTTCACCTACACCCCGGGCGGTATAGATCTCTCCCAGATCCGATCGGAGCGCATGGCCAAGCGCTTGGCACGCAACGCCCAGTCGGAGGGCGCCACCGGAGCCGCCCAACAGAACAGACCCACCCAGCCACAGTCGCCAGGCGGCGCTCCAAGTGCTGCCAACTCGatgggtgctgctgccatgggAATGCCCTTCCaggtgctgccgccgccgccgccaccacagccacagacacagggTAAGAACGGGAATCAGTTTggggccgctgctgctgctgcacccccaccaccacccccccaACAACCCAGCACACTAGCGCCACCCGCTGGCCGACTCAGTGCACCCGGGTCACCGGCCACGGCCCGCAAGTCGCCGACCCCGCAGCGCTTCGAGCCGCCACCACTGGGCTTTCGGCCGGAAATCAAGATTCCGGCTAACCCAATGGCCGCTCTGCGCAAGGTCCCACCACCGGTGGAGAAGAACACATTCTGGAAAGATGAGTATGTCAAAGATCGCTCCAAGAGTCCACTGCCAGAGACCAGcggcggaggcagcagcaaccaaaacgGAGACttcaacggcagcagcaattacAGCAACAATTACAGCAACTCAGATGCCGTCGATG GTCCAAAATCGTttgaaaacagcaacagcaacaacagcaacaacaacaacaacagctataGCCCCTACACACCCACTCAGCCACAGCAACCCAAGACCCCACccatgcaacaacagcagcagtatcCCACTCCACCTGCAactccgcagcagcagcagcaggagcaacagtcGCCACGTCAGGAGTTCCGGAGTGTGGCCATGCCCACATCGCCTACTGTCAGCGTCTACACACGACAGGCGGAGAGTCCTCGCTCTCCCTTTGAGCGTCAGACGGAGAGTCCACGCTCACCCTTCGAACAGCAACGTCCGCCAGCAGCCAACTCGCCTCTGGCTCAGGCaccacagcaacagttgcagcaacagcagcagcagcagcaacagcaacagcagcagcaacaggcagccCAATCTGTGCCCTGGCGTACACAGCGTGCTCAGCCtgcaccacagcagcagcaacagcaacagcaacagggagCCCCACAGCACCCACAGCCCATCTACAACAACgttcagcagcaacagcagcaacagcaactacagcagcagcaacaactacaacagcaacaactacaacagcaacaactacaacagcaacaaagatCTCGCGATGTGTTCAGCCCAGGACGGATTGAGACATCGGCAGCAACCAATTTCAatgcacagccgcagcagcagcagaacgtcggacagcagcaagcacaaTATCCAGGAGCAACTAAGCCG ACCAACGTTGGATCGCTGTACATTGCTCCTCTGGCCCAGCCCACAGAGCCCCAGGCACAGCGCATTCtgctccagcaacagcagcagcaaccgtcCCGCGACTCGCCCATGCGGCAGTTgccaacacaacaacagcagcagcagccgcagggcAACCAGCCACTGCGTTGGCTTAGCTCTCAGCCAGCAAGCAAGGAACAAGCGCCCTGGGCTCGTCCCGAGGAGAATGGCAATGTGCTGCCCTCCACCTTGAGGCAGACCACGCCggcaccacaacagcagcaacagcagcagcaacagcagcagcaggtgccacagcagcaacagcatcagcaggtgccacagcagcaacagcagacatCGTTCTACCAGCCACAACTGGTGCAGGGCAATGGCTATGGGCCCACTTCAGGTGCGACAATTAGTCAGCAGAACTTTGGCTCGCATCCTCAGGGCGGGGGACTGCGTTTGCAGATCAACTTGAACACAAatggtggcagcaacaacaataacgcCACTCAAAGCGGTCCCAGG GAGCGCATCATACCCATAACACTGGAGCAGACTCCAACCTATGCCGCTGCACAGCCCAACTTTGGTG GTTACAACAATTATCCAGCTCAGTCCAGCCAGACGCAATGGCGAGAGCCCAGCTCCCAGCGCGTCCTGTCGCCCAACCAGCAGCCTGCCACGGGCAACGGGATCAACAGCAACGGGAATGCCAATGGTGCGCGGATCATCCCAATTTCGATTGAGGGCGGACGTGGGGGACCCGTCTCCCAGTCTCCAGTGTTGCTGCAAAA CGATCCGCGCTCACCGCCCATCCAATCGAAATCGTTTAGAATATTGCAAAAGATCACCGACACGGTGGACGATGGCAGCGGTGGAGATTTGCCACGCCAAGAGTCCCCCCAGCAGCCAATGTCCCTGGACGGGGCCGTggtgccgcagctgcagcggcccCAATTCGCGCGACAGATGAGCGCCCAGCTGGCCCGGAATAGTCCGACCATTGAGCAGATGCGGCGCCTGCAACTGGCTCaggatcagcagcaacagtcgggTACGCCTTTAGCTTGGTCCCCGCAAG GTAACGGAGTCTCCGCACAGAATCGCTTTACGCCCCAACGTTATG ATACaccccaacaacaaacacagcaATATGTGCCGCCCAGTGAACAGCAAGTGCCGGAACCGAAGAAATATACCGGCAGCGCTATACCCAGTCGATCATTCAAGATTCTACAGGCAATGACAACACCCGAAAATGCCG